A region from the Nesterenkonia lacusekhoensis genome encodes:
- a CDS encoding peptide synthetase: MRLTNVSQMQVQPGRLHSCVVTATPEDTERLPLSFDQRRHVSFGSRPGSWMAASFRLLHPTGLEQIAEAWEHVLGRHGTLRSVFTSAEEPDGGEDGGPAGAHGDRTGGQGPQLRLSRADPTGSRWQRLTDDAAPAELRAALRDLFDVACDPFAQPAHRLCVVEPSPQDPEQQGPQIIIGADHAHVDAWSLLVLIRDLTSCLEDLDAGRPLGARLPEAASFAAHTRQMAAKPTAPEEITARWREILDAGGGAMPSFPLNLGDLSVPRQEVVEVRDVVDAEALAFLESHAAQQGVRLIGVAVSVMTRLARELADQPLRTVFPVHSREDPRWFDSVGWFITNSVLENDDEGYAASYRTVKEAIRLGSYPLGPIMEPYGGMPQEPGMFAMSWLDHRKLPVNVAEDLQPQHVSAVIRTDGVMIWFVINDSGMHLRCRYPDTRQARRAMRTWLAGLVYGLRAPLEAG; the protein is encoded by the coding sequence ATGCGGTTGACGAACGTCTCCCAGATGCAGGTGCAGCCTGGCCGACTGCACAGCTGCGTGGTGACCGCCACGCCGGAGGACACTGAGCGGCTGCCCCTGTCCTTCGACCAGCGCCGTCACGTCAGCTTCGGCTCCAGGCCGGGCTCCTGGATGGCAGCGTCCTTCCGACTGCTGCATCCCACCGGGCTGGAGCAGATCGCCGAGGCCTGGGAGCACGTCCTGGGCCGCCACGGCACGCTGCGCTCGGTCTTCACCAGCGCGGAGGAGCCCGACGGCGGCGAGGACGGGGGACCGGCGGGAGCGCATGGGGACCGGACGGGCGGGCAGGGCCCGCAGCTGCGGCTCAGCCGTGCCGATCCCACCGGCAGCCGCTGGCAGCGGCTCACCGACGACGCCGCCCCGGCCGAGCTGAGGGCTGCGCTGCGGGATCTCTTCGACGTGGCCTGCGACCCTTTCGCCCAGCCCGCGCACCGGCTCTGCGTGGTGGAGCCCAGTCCGCAGGATCCTGAGCAGCAGGGCCCGCAGATCATCATCGGAGCCGACCATGCCCACGTGGACGCCTGGTCCCTGCTGGTGCTGATCCGGGACCTGACCTCCTGCCTGGAGGACCTCGACGCCGGCCGCCCCCTGGGCGCCCGTCTGCCGGAGGCCGCCTCCTTCGCGGCCCACACCCGCCAGATGGCCGCCAAGCCCACCGCACCCGAGGAGATCACCGCGCGCTGGCGGGAGATCCTCGATGCCGGCGGGGGAGCCATGCCCAGCTTCCCGCTGAACCTCGGAGACCTCTCCGTTCCGAGGCAGGAGGTGGTGGAGGTCCGTGACGTCGTCGATGCCGAGGCGCTGGCCTTCCTCGAATCCCACGCCGCGCAGCAGGGGGTGCGGCTGATCGGCGTCGCCGTCTCTGTGATGACTCGTCTGGCGCGTGAACTGGCGGATCAGCCGCTGCGCACCGTCTTCCCGGTGCACAGTCGGGAGGATCCGCGCTGGTTCGACTCCGTGGGCTGGTTCATCACCAACTCGGTGCTGGAGAACGATGACGAGGGCTATGCCGCCAGCTACCGCACGGTCAAAGAGGCCATCCGGTTAGGCTCCTATCCGCTGGGGCCCATCATGGAGCCCTACGGTGGGATGCCTCAGGAGCCGGGGATGTTCGCGATGTCCTGGCTGGACCACCGCAAGCTGCCGGTCAACGTGGCTGAGGATCTGCAGCCCCAGCACGTCTCCGCGGTGATCCGCACCGACGGGGTGATGATCTGGTTCGTCATCAACGACTCCGGGATGCACCTGCGCTGCCGCTATCCGGACACCCGACAGGCTCGCCGCGCTATGCGCACGTGGTTGGCGGGGCTGGTCTATGGCCTGCGGGCCCCGCTGGAGGCGGGATGA
- the pyrE gene encoding orotate phosphoribosyltransferase — MAPMSHRTRLQELITELAVVRGQVTLSSGEEADYYVDLRRITLHHEAAPLVGAVMTEMLDEAGVSFEATGGLTMGADPVGAAIMHHTAGQGRLVDTFVVRKAQKDYGMQRQVEGPSVEGRTVVILEDTSTTGGSALTAVEGVRKAGGEVQAVAVLVDRDTGAKERVEQEAGVPYLFAYSKSELGLD, encoded by the coding sequence ATGGCGCCCATGAGTCATCGCACGCGCCTGCAGGAACTGATCACCGAGCTCGCCGTCGTCCGGGGACAGGTCACTCTCTCCTCGGGAGAGGAAGCCGACTACTACGTGGACCTGCGCCGCATCACGCTGCACCATGAGGCCGCTCCCCTGGTGGGCGCTGTGATGACCGAGATGCTCGACGAGGCCGGCGTCAGCTTTGAGGCCACCGGCGGGCTGACCATGGGCGCAGATCCCGTCGGTGCGGCGATCATGCACCACACCGCGGGCCAGGGCCGCCTGGTGGACACCTTCGTGGTGCGCAAGGCGCAGAAGGACTACGGCATGCAGCGCCAGGTCGAGGGCCCCTCGGTGGAGGGCCGCACAGTGGTCATCCTCGAGGACACCTCCACCACCGGTGGCTCTGCGCTGACCGCCGTGGAAGGCGTGCGCAAGGCCGGCGGCGAGGTCCAGGCCGTGGCCGTGCTGGTGGACCGGGACACCGGTGCCAAGGAGCGCGTCGAGCAGGAGGCCGGCGTGCCCTATCTCTTCGCCTACTCCAAGTCGGAGCTCGGGCTGGACTGA
- the dnaB gene encoding replicative DNA helicase, giving the protein MSSDVYDTSAPAGAESRTPPQDMAAEQSVLGGMMLSKDAIADVVEIVRGPDFYRPAHEIIYDAIVDLYGRGEPADVVTISDHLTKRQELQRIGGPAYLHNLAQSVPTAANASFYAEIVRERAILRRLVEAGTKIVQLGHGADGEVDAIVNEAQSEIYNVAENRQSADYVSLGEVLVPTIDEIETNASHDGGLTGIPTGFRELDELTHGFSGGQMIIVAARPAMGKSTLALDFARSAAVNNGMTAAFFSLEMGRNEIAMRLLSAEARIQFQDLRKGDIRDEDWDKMSLAVDRLNEVPLFIDDSPNMSLMEIRAKCRRLKQRNNLKLIVLDYLQLLSSGKRVESRQQEVSEFSRTLKLLAKELDVPIIALSQLNRGSEQRTDKRPQVSDLRESGSIEQDADMVLLLHRDEVYDKESPRAGEADIIVAKNRAGPTRDIVVAFQGHYARFQDMAQDI; this is encoded by the coding sequence GTGAGTTCCGACGTCTATGACACCAGTGCGCCGGCCGGGGCGGAATCCCGCACCCCGCCGCAGGACATGGCCGCCGAGCAGTCCGTGCTGGGCGGCATGATGCTCTCCAAGGACGCCATCGCCGACGTCGTCGAGATCGTCCGCGGCCCCGACTTCTACCGGCCTGCCCACGAGATCATCTATGACGCCATCGTGGACCTCTACGGCCGCGGAGAGCCGGCCGACGTCGTCACGATCTCCGACCACCTGACCAAACGTCAGGAGCTGCAGCGGATCGGCGGCCCGGCCTATCTGCACAACCTGGCACAGTCGGTCCCGACGGCGGCCAACGCCTCCTTCTACGCCGAGATCGTGCGGGAGCGCGCCATCCTGCGCCGCCTGGTGGAGGCCGGCACCAAGATCGTCCAATTGGGCCACGGCGCCGACGGCGAGGTCGACGCCATCGTCAATGAGGCCCAGTCGGAGATCTACAACGTCGCGGAGAACCGGCAGTCGGCCGACTACGTCTCCCTGGGTGAGGTACTGGTCCCCACGATCGATGAGATCGAGACCAACGCCTCCCACGACGGCGGCCTGACCGGCATCCCCACCGGCTTCCGGGAGCTCGATGAGCTCACCCACGGCTTCAGCGGCGGTCAGATGATCATCGTCGCGGCCCGTCCCGCGATGGGTAAATCCACCCTCGCTCTGGACTTCGCCCGCTCGGCCGCGGTGAACAACGGGATGACCGCAGCCTTCTTCTCCCTGGAGATGGGGCGCAATGAGATTGCGATGCGTCTGCTCTCCGCGGAGGCGCGCATCCAGTTCCAGGACCTGCGCAAGGGCGACATCCGGGATGAGGACTGGGACAAGATGTCCTTGGCGGTGGACCGGCTGAACGAGGTGCCGCTGTTCATCGATGACTCCCCGAACATGTCCCTGATGGAGATCCGCGCGAAGTGCCGCCGCCTCAAGCAGCGGAACAACCTGAAGCTGATCGTGCTGGACTACCTGCAGCTGCTCTCCTCCGGAAAGCGCGTGGAGTCCCGCCAGCAGGAGGTCTCGGAGTTCTCCCGAACGCTGAAGCTGCTGGCCAAGGAGCTCGACGTCCCGATCATCGCGCTCTCGCAGCTGAACCGCGGTTCCGAGCAGCGCACCGATAAGCGTCCTCAGGTCTCCGACCTGCGTGAGTCCGGCTCCATCGAGCAGGACGCCGATATGGTCCTGCTGCTGCACCGCGATGAGGTCTATGACAAGGAGTCCCCGCGCGCCGGTGAGGCCGACATCATCGTGGCGAAGAACCGTGCCGGTCCGACGCGAGACATCGTCGTCGCCTTCCAGGGCCATTACGCCCGCTTCCAGGACATGGCTCAGGACATCTGA
- a CDS encoding HAD family hydrolase, giving the protein MTSEPRVDRSYDSAHTDAGAGAPAEAVAHPGRPRLVAFDIDGTLLGSDKVPQPGTLRAFEAMRAAGTRIMLASGRPIPGLKALAARCGLGGDLIFAGLNGSVVVDQASEETLARHPVPAETAQPIIELGRQHGVVVMLPHDAELVVGSEHADHPQVRHEAAGNGLTVRGIGDIARPDIAPTKVLFSAERPELEVLEQRLRAEYADQIELTYSSPIYLEATAAGVDKSTAIGDFCRTQGIAAEETMAFGDNGNDVTMLRAAGVGVAMGNGIAEAKEAADVVTSTNDDEGIARVLSQHFAVEIS; this is encoded by the coding sequence GTGACCTCAGAACCGCGCGTCGACCGTTCGTACGACTCCGCACACACAGATGCGGGGGCCGGAGCCCCCGCAGAAGCCGTCGCCCACCCGGGGCGCCCCCGCCTGGTGGCCTTCGACATCGACGGCACGCTGTTGGGCTCCGATAAGGTCCCCCAGCCGGGCACGTTGCGTGCCTTCGAGGCGATGCGCGCCGCCGGCACTCGGATCATGCTGGCCTCCGGCCGGCCGATCCCCGGGCTGAAGGCTCTCGCCGCCCGCTGCGGCCTGGGAGGGGACCTGATCTTCGCCGGACTCAACGGGTCTGTGGTGGTGGACCAGGCCAGCGAGGAGACCCTCGCGCGGCACCCGGTCCCCGCGGAGACCGCCCAACCGATCATCGAGCTGGGCCGACAGCACGGCGTGGTGGTCATGCTCCCGCACGACGCCGAACTGGTGGTCGGCTCCGAGCATGCGGATCACCCCCAGGTGAGGCATGAGGCGGCCGGCAACGGGCTGACCGTCCGCGGGATCGGGGATATCGCCCGCCCGGACATCGCTCCCACCAAAGTGCTCTTCAGCGCAGAGCGTCCCGAGCTGGAGGTCCTGGAGCAACGGCTGCGGGCCGAGTATGCCGATCAGATCGAGCTGACCTACTCCTCACCCATCTACTTGGAGGCCACGGCGGCGGGAGTGGACAAGTCCACCGCCATCGGCGACTTCTGCCGGACTCAGGGCATCGCAGCGGAGGAGACCATGGCCTTCGGCGACAACGGCAATGATGTGACCATGCTGCGCGCCGCCGGCGTCGGGGTGGCCATGGGCAACGGGATCGCCGAGGCCAAGGAGGCCGCCGACGTCGTGACCAGCACCAACGACGATGAAGGCATCGCCCGCGTGCTGTCTCAGCACTTCGCCGTAGAGATCAGCTGA
- a CDS encoding galactokinase — protein sequence MRTLDAARHPAGDPEQITQDLGAQFLNTFGREAAGTWFAPGRANLNGEHIDFHGGRCLPMALPHGTYVAAAPRTDGILQMRTLDPELDSGVIASGPDAPSWTHYVSGVLWALQGLGTDAVDITDDADPALVTDLTPEDGFGADLLILSTVPVGGGLSSSAALECACALAFVGLGTPLGHEHPEDELTSALSDDHRALLAQACIRAEVEFVGAGTGGLDQTVSLRGAENRILSLDCRDFTVSQLNAACLLRGYRFLAVDTRQAHWLGDGQFAARRAEAEAAGALLGFSAAEGHQLREALPERKPKKLHVSERLAEFDEKTADRARITGPDGQDYDPASCRRRLKHALMEMLRSEKLHTLLAEEAFGLDHMAAEIGEIMTAGHVSMRDEAEVSFPAADRIVDAALGAGAAGARLIGGGFGGSVLVLVHEDRIADVAAAALKVDSGLRFLDVAPSAAARRV from the coding sequence GTGCGAACACTCGACGCCGCCCGGCACCCTGCCGGAGACCCTGAACAGATCACCCAAGACCTGGGGGCTCAGTTCCTCAACACCTTCGGACGCGAAGCCGCTGGAACCTGGTTCGCCCCCGGCCGCGCCAACCTCAACGGGGAGCACATCGACTTCCACGGCGGCCGCTGCCTGCCGATGGCCCTGCCCCACGGCACCTACGTGGCGGCCGCCCCGCGCACCGACGGCATCCTGCAGATGCGCACCCTGGACCCCGAGCTGGACAGCGGAGTCATCGCCTCCGGGCCGGACGCCCCCTCCTGGACCCACTACGTCTCGGGCGTCCTCTGGGCGCTGCAAGGCTTGGGGACCGACGCGGTGGACATCACCGACGACGCCGACCCCGCCCTGGTGACAGATCTCACCCCTGAGGACGGCTTCGGCGCGGATCTGCTGATCCTCTCCACCGTCCCGGTCGGCGGCGGGCTCTCCTCCTCGGCCGCACTGGAATGCGCCTGCGCCCTGGCCTTCGTGGGCTTGGGCACGCCTCTGGGCCACGAACACCCGGAGGACGAGCTGACCTCCGCACTGTCCGATGATCACCGGGCGCTGCTCGCCCAGGCCTGCATCCGCGCCGAGGTGGAGTTCGTGGGCGCCGGAACCGGCGGCCTGGATCAGACGGTGAGCCTGCGTGGGGCAGAGAACCGGATCCTCTCCCTGGACTGCCGCGACTTCACGGTGAGCCAGCTCAACGCCGCCTGCCTGCTGCGCGGCTATCGCTTCCTCGCTGTGGACACCCGCCAGGCGCACTGGCTGGGAGACGGCCAGTTCGCCGCCCGGCGCGCCGAGGCCGAGGCCGCCGGCGCACTGCTGGGCTTCTCCGCGGCCGAGGGCCACCAGCTGCGCGAGGCTCTGCCGGAGCGCAAGCCCAAGAAGCTGCACGTCTCCGAACGTCTGGCCGAGTTCGACGAGAAGACCGCCGACCGCGCCCGGATCACCGGCCCGGACGGCCAGGACTACGATCCCGCCTCCTGTCGGCGTCGCCTCAAGCATGCGCTGATGGAGATGCTCCGCTCCGAGAAGCTGCACACGCTGCTGGCCGAGGAGGCCTTCGGGTTGGACCATATGGCCGCTGAGATCGGCGAGATCATGACAGCAGGCCACGTGAGCATGCGCGATGAGGCTGAGGTGTCCTTCCCGGCCGCAGACCGGATCGTCGACGCCGCCCTGGGCGCCGGCGCCGCCGGGGCCCGCCTGATCGGCGGCGGGTTCGGCGGATCGGTGCTGGTGCTCGTCCACGAGGACAGGATCGCCGATGTGGCCGCGGCCGCGCTGAAGGTCGACTCGGGCCTGCGCTTCCTCGACGTGGCACCCTCAGCCGCCGCCCGGCGGGTCTGA
- a CDS encoding organic hydroperoxide resistance protein codes for MAVESVYTAEALATGGGRDGQAKTKDGALDLTLAPPKEMGGSGDGVNPEQLFATGWSACFLGALKKVAGDDYNTDDAAIGVKVSIGKDTEDDGFGLAAEIEVVLPHEEQARAEELAEKAHAFCPYSKATRGNIDVKVTTSQD; via the coding sequence ATGGCTGTCGAATCCGTGTACACCGCAGAAGCTCTCGCCACCGGCGGCGGCCGTGATGGCCAGGCCAAGACCAAGGACGGGGCACTGGACCTGACGCTCGCTCCGCCGAAGGAGATGGGCGGCTCCGGCGACGGTGTGAACCCCGAGCAGCTGTTCGCCACCGGCTGGTCGGCCTGCTTCCTGGGCGCCCTGAAGAAGGTCGCCGGCGACGACTACAACACCGACGACGCCGCCATCGGCGTGAAGGTCAGCATCGGCAAGGACACCGAGGACGACGGCTTCGGCCTGGCCGCTGAGATCGAGGTCGTGCTGCCCCACGAGGAGCAGGCACGCGCTGAGGAGCTCGCGGAGAAGGCCCACGCCTTCTGCCCCTACTCCAAGGCCACCCGCGGCAACATCGACGTGAAGGTCACCACCAGCCAGGACTGA
- a CDS encoding GntR family transcriptional regulator — protein sequence MMLRIDPHAARPPYEQLREQLMAQIRQGQLSPGTTLPPVRRLASDLGLAPNTVARAYRELEAAGAVKGRGRRGTFVLQEPTAQAAEQLTKDYLASMAALGHTDDDALAWIHRLRRG from the coding sequence ATGATGCTGAGGATCGACCCGCATGCCGCTCGCCCGCCCTATGAACAGCTGCGGGAGCAGCTCATGGCTCAGATCCGGCAGGGGCAGCTGAGCCCAGGGACGACTCTGCCCCCGGTGCGGCGCCTGGCCAGCGATCTCGGTCTGGCCCCGAACACCGTGGCTCGGGCCTACCGAGAGTTGGAGGCGGCCGGTGCGGTGAAAGGCCGGGGACGCCGCGGCACCTTCGTGCTGCAGGAACCGACGGCCCAAGCCGCCGAGCAGCTGACCAAGGACTATCTGGCGTCCATGGCCGCGCTGGGCCACACCGACGACGACGCCCTCGCCTGGATCCACCGCCTGCGGCGCGGCTGA
- a CDS encoding pirin family protein — protein sequence MSAEANPVNATEQVCINSSDTVQELSSSSGLRDGVVVGESGVEMLEPREVPLGGPRAMQVRRTLPQRARSLVGAWCFLDFYGPDDLTEAQPMRVPRHPHTGLATVSWLFCGRIDHMDSAGNWATVRPGDVVLMNAGRGISHSEYSTADTKVLHGAQLWYAFPDEHRFVEPSLDAHRPEPVRGDGWEAKVFLGSLLGYDSPVKTYIPLTGAELRLEPGTVLEIEVPEDHEHALLQVTGAVRFNGEDIPEDHLGVVETGSSVLRVEAREEPVLALLIGGEPLGEQIVMWWNFVGRSHEEVAAYRAAYQAEMGFEAPQEDSPMFARLGLDGAADGAGAGVGSSGGRETAAEPNGDTREVDVEAGALGEPIQGELRDVLGGTRYDDGRPFPQFGDFPAGQSAPLPAPQLPNTRMKPRG from the coding sequence ATGAGCGCCGAAGCCAATCCCGTCAACGCCACTGAGCAGGTCTGCATCAACAGCTCGGACACGGTGCAGGAGCTCAGCTCCTCCAGCGGACTGCGCGACGGAGTGGTCGTGGGGGAGTCCGGCGTCGAAATGCTCGAGCCGCGCGAGGTGCCGTTGGGCGGGCCGCGTGCCATGCAGGTCCGACGGACGCTGCCTCAGCGGGCGCGCTCGCTGGTGGGGGCCTGGTGCTTTCTGGACTTCTACGGGCCCGATGACCTGACCGAGGCCCAGCCGATGCGCGTGCCGCGCCATCCCCACACCGGTCTGGCCACCGTCTCCTGGCTGTTCTGCGGACGGATCGACCATATGGACTCGGCCGGCAACTGGGCCACCGTCCGGCCCGGCGACGTGGTGCTGATGAACGCCGGCCGCGGCATCTCCCATTCGGAGTACTCGACGGCGGACACCAAGGTCCTCCACGGCGCTCAGCTCTGGTACGCGTTCCCGGATGAGCACCGGTTCGTGGAGCCATCACTGGATGCCCACCGGCCCGAACCCGTCCGCGGCGACGGCTGGGAGGCGAAGGTCTTTCTGGGTTCCCTGCTGGGGTACGACTCCCCGGTGAAGACCTACATCCCCCTCACCGGGGCTGAGCTGCGTCTGGAACCGGGAACGGTGCTGGAGATCGAGGTCCCCGAAGACCACGAGCACGCGCTGCTGCAGGTCACCGGGGCGGTGCGCTTCAACGGTGAGGACATCCCGGAGGACCACCTGGGCGTGGTGGAGACCGGCAGTTCGGTGCTGCGTGTGGAGGCCCGCGAGGAGCCGGTGCTGGCGCTGCTGATCGGCGGCGAACCGCTGGGCGAGCAGATCGTCATGTGGTGGAACTTCGTAGGCCGCTCCCATGAGGAGGTGGCCGCCTACCGCGCCGCCTATCAGGCGGAGATGGGCTTCGAGGCGCCGCAGGAGGATTCGCCGATGTTCGCACGGCTGGGACTCGACGGCGCCGCGGACGGTGCGGGAGCCGGCGTCGGGAGCTCCGGTGGGCGTGAGACTGCGGCCGAACCCAACGGCGACACTCGGGAGGTGGACGTGGAGGCCGGTGCGCTCGGCGAACCGATCCAGGGGGAGCTGCGCGATGTCCTGGGCGGGACGCGGTACGACGACGGCCGGCCCTTCCCGCAGTTCGGAGACTTCCCGGCCGGGCAGTCCGCTCCGCTGCCGGCGCCGCAGCTGCCGAACACCCGCATGAAGCCGCGAGGCTGA
- a CDS encoding NADPH-dependent FMN reductase: protein MVRIGYIIGSTAEGSLNQKLARLLVDQAPERAEMVHIPIRHLPLYHRDMDDDFPQVMADYKAQVAEVDGLLLVSPEHNQSFPAAVKNALDILTRPQGKNIIGGLPLGIAGASPGRFGTINGQSQLRQFLPPLGVKLMGSPVLAVHAAKETFTDDGADEQTTRRAASYMEAFTEFVAGHR from the coding sequence ATGGTGAGAATCGGCTACATCATCGGCAGCACGGCAGAGGGCTCCCTCAACCAGAAGCTGGCACGGCTCCTGGTGGATCAGGCACCGGAGCGGGCAGAGATGGTCCACATCCCCATCCGTCATCTGCCGCTGTATCACCGGGACATGGATGACGACTTCCCGCAGGTCATGGCCGACTATAAGGCCCAGGTCGCAGAGGTGGACGGACTGCTGCTGGTCAGCCCCGAGCACAACCAGAGCTTCCCCGCCGCGGTGAAGAACGCGCTGGACATCCTCACCCGCCCCCAGGGGAAGAACATCATCGGCGGCCTGCCGCTGGGGATCGCCGGGGCCTCACCCGGACGGTTCGGCACGATCAACGGCCAGTCCCAGCTGCGTCAGTTCCTCCCGCCTCTGGGCGTGAAGCTCATGGGCTCACCGGTGCTGGCGGTCCACGCCGCCAAAGAGACCTTCACCGACGACGGCGCCGATGAGCAGACCACCCGGCGCGCGGCCTCCTATATGGAGGCCTTCACCGAGTTCGTCGCTGGGCACCGCTGA
- a CDS encoding L-talarate/galactarate dehydratase, translating into MSADSIRGVKLSSVTLPLKTAISDAKVFTGRQKPMTEVAFLFAEISTEQGLEGIGFSYSKRAGGPAQFAHAKEVAEGLIGEDPNDIGRLITKLQWAGASVGRSGLATQALAAVDIALYDLKAKRADLPLAKLLGAHRDSVRTYNTSGGFLNASLDEVRDRASRSVEEGIGGIKIKVGLPDSAEDIRRVRGVREHIGDDVPLMVDANQQWDHSTALRMGRRLEEFDLVWIEEPLDAYDVEGHARLTRTLDTPIATGEMLASVAEHERLIDGGACDIIQPDAPRVGGITQFMRLETKDGRMLIPDRPGLGITISDQARAWTVDSAEFGRI; encoded by the coding sequence ATGTCCGCTGACTCCATCCGAGGCGTCAAACTGTCCTCCGTGACCCTCCCGCTGAAGACGGCCATCTCAGATGCCAAGGTCTTCACCGGCCGTCAGAAGCCGATGACGGAAGTCGCCTTCCTCTTCGCCGAGATCAGCACCGAACAAGGCCTTGAGGGGATCGGGTTCAGCTACTCCAAGCGCGCCGGCGGACCCGCTCAGTTCGCCCATGCCAAGGAAGTGGCCGAAGGACTCATCGGGGAGGACCCCAATGACATCGGTCGGCTGATCACCAAGCTGCAGTGGGCAGGGGCCTCCGTGGGACGCTCCGGTCTGGCCACTCAGGCGCTGGCCGCCGTCGACATCGCGCTCTACGACCTCAAGGCCAAACGAGCCGATCTTCCCCTGGCCAAGCTGCTGGGCGCCCACCGTGACTCGGTGCGGACGTACAACACCTCGGGCGGCTTCCTGAACGCCTCCCTGGATGAGGTCAGAGATCGCGCGAGCCGCTCTGTGGAAGAGGGCATCGGCGGCATCAAGATCAAAGTGGGCCTGCCGGACAGCGCCGAGGACATCAGGCGCGTGCGTGGAGTGCGTGAGCACATCGGCGACGACGTCCCGCTCATGGTCGACGCGAACCAGCAGTGGGACCACAGCACTGCGCTGCGCATGGGGCGCCGCCTGGAGGAGTTCGACCTGGTCTGGATCGAGGAGCCCCTGGATGCCTACGACGTCGAAGGCCACGCACGTCTGACCCGAACCCTGGACACACCGATCGCCACCGGTGAGATGCTCGCCTCCGTGGCAGAGCACGAACGGCTGATCGACGGCGGGGCCTGCGACATCATTCAGCCCGATGCACCTCGGGTCGGCGGAATCACACAGTTCATGCGCCTGGAGACCAAGGACGGGCGCATGCTGATTCCGGACCGGCCCGGACTGGGCATCACCATCAGTGACCAGGCTCGCGCCTGGACCGTGGACTCAGCAGAGTTCGGCAGAATCTGA
- a CDS encoding LysR substrate-binding domain-containing protein, producing MHRTSQVLTILALVGAGRGLAFVPESTQQIATPSVKYLPLDHGEDSRIELHALWSPENTNPVVERLLEHLRADGLGPS from the coding sequence GTGCATCGCACCTCTCAGGTGCTCACGATCCTGGCACTGGTGGGAGCCGGGCGAGGCCTGGCGTTCGTGCCGGAGTCCACCCAGCAGATCGCGACGCCTTCGGTGAAGTACCTGCCCTTGGACCATGGCGAGGACTCCCGCATCGAGCTTCACGCCCTCTGGTCGCCGGAGAACACCAACCCGGTCGTAGAACGCCTGCTCGAGCACCTCCGCGCAGACGGACTGGGGCCGAGCTGA
- a CDS encoding FGGY-family carbohydrate kinase, with protein MTLVGSHDTASAVVGTPLSGPDAAYISCGTWGLVGLELEAPVVTEDSRQANFTNEGGVDGTTRFLTNVMGTWLLSETLRTWAREDAAAAGQEPSLTALLEAAAEVPAEAVVFDVQDERFVAPGDMPARIAALCTEQDLPVPGTRAELVCSIVESIAAGFARALDDAARLSGRSPGAVHMVGGGSQNALLCQATADRSGLTVVAGPVEATVLGNLLIQARSAGTLSGGLPDLRELISRTQRLRTYRPAPAAGRG; from the coding sequence ATGACCCTGGTGGGCTCCCATGACACCGCCTCCGCCGTGGTGGGGACCCCGCTGTCGGGGCCGGACGCCGCCTACATCTCCTGCGGCACCTGGGGACTGGTCGGCCTGGAGCTGGAGGCGCCGGTGGTCACCGAGGACTCCCGGCAGGCCAACTTCACCAACGAGGGCGGGGTGGACGGCACCACTCGTTTCCTGACCAACGTCATGGGCACCTGGCTGCTCTCCGAGACGCTGCGCACCTGGGCACGGGAGGACGCCGCCGCAGCGGGGCAGGAACCCAGTCTCACGGCCCTGCTGGAGGCCGCAGCCGAGGTGCCGGCCGAAGCCGTCGTCTTCGACGTCCAGGACGAACGGTTCGTCGCCCCCGGTGATATGCCGGCGCGGATCGCCGCACTGTGCACGGAGCAGGACCTGCCGGTGCCGGGCACTCGTGCCGAACTGGTGTGCAGCATCGTCGAATCCATCGCGGCCGGCTTCGCCCGCGCGCTGGATGATGCGGCGCGGCTCTCCGGGCGGAGTCCCGGTGCTGTGCATATGGTCGGGGGAGGATCGCAGAACGCGCTGCTGTGCCAGGCGACCGCGGACCGCTCCGGGCTGACCGTGGTGGCCGGCCCGGTGGAGGCGACCGTCCTGGGCAACCTGCTGATCCAAGCCCGCTCCGCAGGGACGCTGAGCGGCGGACTGCCCGACCTGCGGGAGCTGATCTCCCGCACGCAGCGGCTGAGAACCTATAGGCCTGCCCCGGCAGCAGGCCGTGGCTGA